The uncultured Trichococcus sp. DNA segment AGGTGTTCCTGTATGAAAAAATCACTGCACATTTCCCGGATGAGCGTATTTTGGGAGAAGAAAGCGTAGGGCATGATATACAGGATCTGGAAGGGGTTGTCTGGATCATCGACCCGATTGATGGCACCCTCAATTTCATCAAGCAGCGAGCAAATTTTGCCATCATGATCGGTATCTATGAAGATGGTGTCGGTCATCTGGGATATATTTATGATGTCATCAGAGACGAACTCTATTTTGCGATCCGCCATAACGGGGCTTATTGCAATGATCGGAGGCTGCCGGTGGTGGAGGAGCTGCCGTTATCTGATGGGTTGGTCGCAATCAGTAACCGTTTGGTGGTCTCGGATGCGGGTGAAGCACGCAGAATCGCCAAAAACAGCAGTGGGTTGCGTGTCAATGGCTCTGCCGGGCTGGAAACGGCTTGGGTTGCCTCCGGTAAATTGATAGCTTATATCGCACCTTCCTTGGCCCCGTGGGACATCGCTGCCGGGTTGATCATAGCTGAAGAGGTGGGTTTGGTCTATAGACAAGTTACGGGTGAAAAAATCAATCTGCTCCAGAATAATGCGGTGATTGTCGCCAACCGATGTGCTTTCCAGGAGATAAGGAACGAATGGCGATAAGCGACAGAACCATGTTAACATTAAAAAAATAATGGACAAGATGCAGAATAATGTATTTTGTTCATTTTTTTTTGGTTCACGAAGGATGTTAGGAATTGTTACATGAAAAGGTATGCCGAAAGCAATTTTATTCACTTGGGTTGAAAAGTAAAATTCCTTTTCTCAGAAAGATGATTAGATTAAAAATAATAAATGTGAGAAATGAACAAAAAATGATAAGGAAATGAGTATATAAGAGGTTTTCTAATAGTGGTTCATGAGGATGAATCTCATTTTGGAGCGATTGAAAGCAGGGATCTCATTTTTCTAATGAAAAACCTTACAAAACCATGTAAGCTTTTTCCGGTTGTTCTTGCGTTCTGATGGGATTTTTTTTGCTTAAAACATTTACATTTGATTAAAT contains these protein-coding regions:
- a CDS encoding inositol monophosphatase family protein, whose translation is MDQIDKRHSLIKSWLYEAADLLRESFNKELEIKEKTSRTDLVTNVDREIEVFLYEKITAHFPDERILGEESVGHDIQDLEGVVWIIDPIDGTLNFIKQRANFAIMIGIYEDGVGHLGYIYDVIRDELYFAIRHNGAYCNDRRLPVVEELPLSDGLVAISNRLVVSDAGEARRIAKNSSGLRVNGSAGLETAWVASGKLIAYIAPSLAPWDIAAGLIIAEEVGLVYRQVTGEKINLLQNNAVIVANRCAFQEIRNEWR